Sequence from the Flavobacterium sp. J372 genome:
GCAGTGGCTCCGTAGAAATATTTTATGATAGATGTACTGGTATCTTTACTGATGTTTGAAAGCCCTTTGAAATTTGAAGGGGTTGTGTCAAGATTTGTACCGCTGGCAGAAATTTGCACCTTAAATACAACATCACCGCCTCCGGCAGCAATAGCCGGTTCAGCTCTGGGCTTTACAGGTTCCGGCTTAGGCTCAGTTTTTGGCTTTTGTTCAGGTTTAGGTTTATTTTCTGTAGAGGGCTTATCTGTGGCAGCAACCTCTGCAGGTTCTGTATACTCGTTTGTACCCGGAACAAAATATTCTTTTTGTATGAAGTTATTGCCTTTGCTATCGCTTCTGCCATTTCCTGCTGGCCTTTATCAGAATTAAGGTACTCTCCTTCCTGTTTATATGAAATAAAACCAAGTTCTATTAGCACACCGGGCATTGTTATTTTGTTCAGCGCCCAAAAAGGGCCCTGGCGTACCCCCCTGCTTTTACGCTCGGCATCCTGGGTAAAATTATCCTGTATCTTGCTGGCGAGGTCAATGCTCTGATTGGTAATATTATCAGACACAGGCTTATTTAAAGAAAGCGTTTCGGGAGCCATCGGGTCAAAACCTCCATAAATGGTTTTATAATCTTTCTCAAGCTTAATTACTACGTTTTCTTTTTTAGCCACTTCAAGATTAGATGCATTCTTTGTAGAACCGAGAACAAAAGTTTCTGCCCCAAATGCTGCTTTTTTGGCTTCACCATTGCAGTGTATGGAAACAAAAATGTTGGCTTCAGCATTGTTTGCAATGTTTGGCCTTTCCTTTAGCTCTACAAACGCATCGGTCTTACGGGTATAAATCACCTGCATTGCGGGGTCTTTTTCGAGTATATCACCAACTTTAAGCGCTACATTAAGTGCAATATTCTTTTCAATAAACCCATGGTATATGGCGCCGTAATCTTTGCCCCCGTGGCCTGCGTCAAGCACAACCCTGAAACGTGCATTGCCTTGCGCGTTGGATATTGCAGCAGTAAGCATCAAAAAAATTACGGCCAGTCTGGTTGTGAGGGTGCTTTTCATTGTAAATCAGTTTTTCATTAAATAAAGATGCACATAGCTAAAGCACCTTATTTTACTCGCATGTAGTACAAATTTAAGATTAAATACAATGTTTGCAAACTGACTCAAAAATGATTTATTATCATATTTCTTAACAACCTGTAAACCTGAAAATTATACCAGATTATAATGATTATAAATTGCAGGCTAATTGTCAGTTGTAACTATAAAGGCCGATTTATAACCTTTTGCCTTAGCCTCTTCAAGCAGTTTTTTTGCTTCAGCCTGGTCATTGGTGGCACCATAATAGTATTTAATGCCCACAGAAGTTTTTTCTTTGGATATATTCTTAAGCCCTTTAAAATTTGACGGTACAAGCTCAAGGCTTTTGCTGCCCGTGGCAATCTGAACTTTATATACAGGCCCTTTTTCAGGATTTGCCTTTTCATTGTTTGAAACTACAGGGGTAACGGGTTTTACCTCTCTTTCAGGCTGGGTAGCCGAAACCTTATTTACGGTTGCTGCTATATCACCAAAATCTGTTGGGCTATGATAGGTGTTTTTATAATTAAGAATAGCATTTGCAATAGTAGCTGCCAGTTCATTCTGGCCCTTTTCAGACACAAGGTATTCCACTTCATCTTTATACGACATAAACCCTAGCTCTATAAGAACACTTGGCATAGCAGTCTGGTGCAGTACCCAAAAAGGCCCCTGCTTTACGCCACGGTCGCGCCTGTGCAATTCTTTAATTATATTGCTCTGTATCATCCCGGCAAGTTCTATGCTCTGCTGCACATAAGCCTCCTGCTGCACCATCAGGCCAATAAAAGTTTCAGGTGAGTTAGGGTCAAAACCCTTATACTTGGTCTTATAATTCTCTTCAAGATAAATTACGGAGTTTTCCTTTTTTGCTACAGCAAAGTTGGCAGCATCTTTTGCACGACCCATAATCCAGGTTTCGGCACCATAAGCAGTCCGCTTTGCATCACCATTACAGTGTATAGAAACAAAAATGTCGGCATGTGCTTTATTAGCAATGGCCGGGCGGTCTTTCAATTCAATAAACACATCTGTCTTTCTTGTATAAATAACATCAATACCGCTCTGCCTGTCAAGCAAGGCGCCAACTTTTAGTGCTACGCTAAGCGCAACATCCTTCTCTTTATAGTTGTAATAAGTAGCCCCGGCATCATCGCCACCGTGCCCGGCGTCAAGCACAACTTTAAACCTGTTGCTGCCCTGGGCCAATGAAACGCTGTAACATACAATAAATACTAATAATGTAAGTTTTGTTTTAAGGTTTGCTGCCATAGTAATGTAGTTATTAATAGCCTTAGTATTATTGGTGTGAAGTGTTTACTTTTGCCGAAAAATATGTAAGTTTGACACCTTTAAAAGATAAACGCATTTTTACAAAAATAGTATCCATACCGTTGCGTACAAACTTACTTCATATCATTTTATCAGCAATGTTTCTAACAATTTTTGCGCCAAATGTATTTGCGCAGGTTGTACCCGCTGTAAATGACACTGTTAACGTAAAACCCGGCGACTCAATTACGATTAAAACAGATTCGATAAAGCCAAAAAAAGGTGGGCTTGATGCAATAATTAAGCGTACTGCTGAAGGCTATGAAAAGATAGACCAGCGCAAAAAAGAGCTCACGCTTTATGACCAGGCCGTGTTAACACAAAAAGACATG
This genomic interval carries:
- a CDS encoding N-acetylmuramoyl-L-alanine amidase → MKSTLTTRLAVIFLMLTAAISNAQGNARFRVVLDAGHGGKDYGAIYHGFIEKNIALNVALKVGDILEKDPAMQVIYTRKTDAFVELKERPNIANNAEANIFVSIHCNGEAKKAAFGAETFVLGSTKNASNLEVAKKENVVIKLEKDYKTIYGGFDPMAPETLSLNKPVSDNITNQSIDLASKIQDNFTQDAERKSRGVRQGPFWALNKITMPGVLIELGFISYKQEGEYLNSDKGQQEMAEAIAKAITSYKKNILFRVQTSIQNLQRLLPQISPLQKINLNLNKSQKLSLSRNL
- a CDS encoding N-acetylmuramoyl-L-alanine amidase; translation: MAANLKTKLTLLVFIVCYSVSLAQGSNRFKVVLDAGHGGDDAGATYYNYKEKDVALSVALKVGALLDRQSGIDVIYTRKTDVFIELKDRPAIANKAHADIFVSIHCNGDAKRTAYGAETWIMGRAKDAANFAVAKKENSVIYLEENYKTKYKGFDPNSPETFIGLMVQQEAYVQQSIELAGMIQSNIIKELHRRDRGVKQGPFWVLHQTAMPSVLIELGFMSYKDEVEYLVSEKGQNELAATIANAILNYKNTYHSPTDFGDIAATVNKVSATQPEREVKPVTPVVSNNEKANPEKGPVYKVQIATGSKSLELVPSNFKGLKNISKEKTSVGIKYYYGATNDQAEAKKLLEEAKAKGYKSAFIVTTDN